A stretch of the Rhinoderma darwinii isolate aRhiDar2 chromosome 3, aRhiDar2.hap1, whole genome shotgun sequence genome encodes the following:
- the ANKRD39 gene encoding ankyrin repeat domain-containing protein 39, which translates to MDPGNGCASHLAEGKGHGGCDVCCTGAVPGVRETVQEMDFQRGIWAAAMDGDLRRVQRFIEKGTDADLADNFGYTALHYGSRHGHFQVCSFLLKTGAKSNAQTHGGSTALHRAAYCGHLQVVQLLLENGADPSKTDSDRRTALHKAAEGGHRELFLFLLHHCKGLSHLKDCRGHTAADLAPSNMADVFSS; encoded by the exons ATGGATCCCGGCAATGGCTGCGCCTCTCACCTTGCAGAGGGAAAGGGACACGGGGGGTGTGATGTGTGCTGTACGGGAGCAGTCCCGGGAGTACGGGAGACGGTGCAGGAGATGGACTTCCAGAGAG GTATATGGGCGGCTGCTATGGACGGAGACCTGAGGAGAGTACAGCGATTTATCGAGAAGGGAACAGATGCCGACCTGGCTGATAACTTCGGGTACACCGCCCTG CACTACGGCAGCCGACACGGTCACTTCCAAGTGTGCAGCTTTCTCCTGAAGACGGGTGCTAAGAGCAACGCACAGACACATGGGGGCAGCACAGCCCTACACCGCGCTGCCTACTGCGGGCACCTCCAGGTGGTACAACTGTTACTGGAGAACGGAGCGGACCCTAGTAAGACGGACTCCGATAGGAGGACTGCGCTTCACAAG GCAGCAGAAGGAGGTCACCGGGAGCTGTTTCTCTTTCTTCTCCACCACTGTAAAGGTCTCTCACATTTAAAAGACTGCAGGGGCCACACAGCCGCAGACCTGGCTCCATCCAACATGGCTGATGTGTTTTCTTCCTAG